A window of Candidatus Vicinibacter proximus contains these coding sequences:
- a CDS encoding DUF2905 domain-containing protein codes for MNPEIAKWFALTGILLLIAALIIYFLGPYLKWIGHLPGDIAFKKEGFSFYFPLSTMILFSILLNLIVRLVRFLSQ; via the coding sequence ATGAACCCCGAAATCGCCAAATGGTTTGCTTTAACCGGTATTTTATTGTTGATTGCGGCTCTTATCATTTATTTTTTAGGCCCATATTTGAAATGGATCGGTCATTTGCCCGGTGACATTGCCTTCAAAAAGGAAGGTTTTAGTTTTTACTTTCCATTGAGTACAATGATTTTGTTTTCCATTTTGTTAAATTTAATTGTCAGGCTGGTCAGATTTCTGAGTCAATAA
- a CDS encoding proprotein convertase P-domain-containing protein — protein sequence MKKAFLLLSFTFFIASISLVAQKPVWKLAPGSKNLVPTEQMSPSWRSIKAYQQFEINFNTLRSFILTQAPAENQFGKTISISLPMPDGNVREFHIMESPVMEPELALKYPEIKTYKGSDGMNYMRLFMTNSELKAYILTDQGDVVIEPLVKGNADNYGVYWAKNIEVDPSGLSLACGEGGRVVFTDQNKTKEDHGHTLAASVLSAQPVILHTYRLALACTGEWGMASGLGGGSVQTALAKMADALTYANAVYEKDFAIHINLCANNDKIVFLNPNNDPYDNNGSGGSLLDQNPGVVNPIITPGFYEYGHVFNIACTDVGGIASLGSVCATSGKARGVTCWYTTDVAYVAQRIFCHEMGHQFSASHTFSNCNGNESGTRYEPGGGTTIMSYSGLCGNLNIESSNLPHPNFFHTNSLEQVIGFTRGMTCGVKKDAGNTYPSATILTKQGLYLPIQTPFELKGSGSDLEDTTLTFGWEQFDNGAYGDLLGDVSENGPLFRVLFPGSSPNRTIPQWNSIINLDNVDVREFLPKNTRDLKFRFVVRDNHPGAGGSTYELLKLKVSENAGPFAVKFPNATSDRLVKNTCNTIKWNVNKTNEAPVNCQKVDILMFKGREYNNPILLKANTDNDGSELVDIPDIGNNIRVRIWIRAADHIFFDISDADILIIESTTPKVSMGVSPNVATLCLPDILNVTVRSCAFGGFSGNVNLFVESGLPAGSTYQFSKPILGPNEESNLSLDLRNLTGKASLKLVIAAITPAGDTLRDELNVNAIKNDFSDGSLLSPFRSERGLTETPLFRWKKSDNADSYHFELATSPAFGNTILYSEQFVFVDSLRLPILLKENTIYYWRLIPVNLCGEGGSSEIFVFQTKNKSCIDQPFTGNPIGLFPSRTNTTAIPIAFSGRLSDMNVNGLQIQADAVRDVNINLISPAGTKVNLFNYNCAVTLDFDCSFDDEAPIGLTCPPTRGTRMRPFEPLGKLIGEDLKGDWKLEIVTKNTFRTGQLENFTLQYCADLTVEAPALVNNGPLKLQVGETKSVDNQLLLCTDKDNVPNDLVYTLVYIPNFGELKLNGNVLVYGSTFTQKDVDDNRLSYTHNGSTNYYDGFSYTLNDGRGGWLGIENFQILVGPVATDNPKNDVLISAFPNPTKGMLVVNIEAQGNTSGAVLSFKNLNGKTLLERKLFGEKNMNLDLHQYSDGVYFLEYKSGISKTTKKIILTR from the coding sequence ATGAAAAAAGCATTTTTACTATTGAGTTTCACCTTCTTTATTGCTTCGATAAGTTTAGTGGCTCAAAAGCCGGTTTGGAAACTGGCCCCTGGTTCCAAAAACCTGGTCCCAACTGAACAAATGAGCCCGTCCTGGCGATCCATCAAGGCGTATCAGCAATTTGAAATCAATTTCAATACACTTAGGTCTTTTATTTTGACACAAGCCCCTGCTGAAAATCAATTTGGTAAAACCATATCTATTTCCTTACCCATGCCGGATGGAAATGTGCGTGAATTCCACATCATGGAATCACCGGTAATGGAGCCGGAATTGGCTCTGAAATATCCCGAAATTAAAACTTACAAGGGCAGCGATGGGATGAACTACATGAGGTTGTTCATGACAAACTCAGAACTCAAAGCATATATCCTTACCGATCAGGGTGATGTGGTGATCGAACCCCTTGTTAAAGGTAATGCGGACAATTATGGTGTTTACTGGGCTAAAAACATTGAAGTTGACCCATCAGGACTTTCCCTAGCTTGTGGTGAAGGTGGCAGAGTGGTTTTTACAGATCAAAATAAAACTAAGGAAGATCACGGACACACGCTAGCGGCTTCTGTATTGAGTGCTCAACCCGTTATCCTCCATACTTACCGACTTGCCCTGGCTTGCACAGGAGAGTGGGGAATGGCTTCCGGTCTAGGTGGCGGATCTGTGCAAACTGCGCTCGCCAAAATGGCAGATGCACTTACTTATGCAAATGCAGTTTATGAAAAAGATTTTGCCATTCACATCAACTTATGTGCAAATAATGATAAAATTGTTTTTCTAAATCCCAACAATGACCCATATGACAACAATGGCTCAGGCGGTTCATTGTTAGATCAAAATCCAGGTGTTGTTAATCCCATTATTACACCCGGATTTTATGAATATGGCCATGTATTTAACATTGCCTGTACAGATGTAGGTGGCATCGCTTCATTAGGATCTGTATGTGCAACTTCAGGAAAAGCCCGTGGCGTAACTTGCTGGTATACCACCGATGTGGCCTATGTGGCACAGAGAATTTTTTGTCATGAAATGGGGCATCAATTCAGTGCTTCTCACACCTTTTCGAACTGCAATGGCAATGAAAGTGGCACCAGATATGAACCGGGTGGAGGAACAACTATCATGTCCTACAGCGGGCTTTGCGGCAATTTGAATATTGAATCCTCAAACCTCCCTCATCCTAACTTTTTCCATACCAATTCCCTGGAACAGGTGATTGGCTTTACCAGAGGAATGACTTGCGGAGTGAAAAAAGATGCAGGAAACACCTATCCATCCGCAACCATTTTAACCAAACAAGGTCTGTATTTACCGATCCAAACACCATTTGAATTGAAAGGGAGCGGATCTGATTTGGAAGATACGACCTTGACTTTTGGCTGGGAACAATTCGACAATGGCGCTTATGGAGATTTGTTGGGTGATGTTTCCGAAAATGGCCCACTTTTCAGAGTGCTTTTCCCGGGATCAAGTCCCAACCGGACCATTCCACAATGGAATTCCATTATTAACCTGGATAATGTAGATGTCAGAGAGTTCCTGCCAAAAAATACCAGGGATTTGAAATTCCGGTTCGTAGTACGTGACAACCACCCTGGGGCAGGGGGTAGCACGTATGAATTACTCAAACTTAAAGTTTCAGAAAACGCCGGACCGTTTGCGGTTAAGTTTCCTAATGCTACTTCAGACCGTCTCGTAAAAAATACCTGTAACACCATCAAATGGAATGTCAACAAAACCAATGAGGCCCCGGTCAACTGCCAAAAAGTAGACATATTGATGTTTAAAGGCAGGGAATACAATAATCCAATACTTTTAAAAGCCAATACAGACAATGATGGCAGTGAATTGGTTGATATTCCGGATATTGGGAATAACATCAGGGTAAGAATCTGGATCAGAGCCGCAGATCATATCTTTTTTGACATCTCTGATGCTGACATCCTGATTATCGAAAGCACCACTCCTAAAGTAAGTATGGGCGTAAGCCCTAATGTCGCTACTTTATGTCTTCCAGACATTCTGAATGTGACGGTCAGATCCTGTGCGTTTGGAGGATTTAGCGGCAACGTTAATTTATTTGTGGAAAGTGGACTACCAGCAGGATCGACTTATCAATTCAGCAAACCAATATTGGGTCCAAATGAGGAATCCAATTTGTCCCTTGATTTAAGAAACCTGACTGGCAAGGCTAGTCTTAAATTAGTCATTGCTGCAATTACCCCTGCAGGAGATACCCTAAGGGATGAATTGAATGTAAATGCCATAAAAAACGATTTTTCTGATGGTTCTCTTTTATCTCCTTTCAGGAGTGAACGAGGCTTGACTGAAACCCCTCTTTTCAGATGGAAAAAAAGCGATAATGCAGATTCTTATCACTTTGAATTAGCCACTTCACCAGCATTTGGCAATACGATCTTATATTCTGAACAATTTGTTTTCGTGGACAGTCTGAGATTGCCAATCCTTTTGAAGGAAAACACTATTTACTATTGGCGATTAATTCCAGTTAATCTATGCGGCGAAGGAGGATCATCTGAAATTTTTGTTTTCCAGACAAAAAATAAATCCTGTATCGACCAACCTTTTACCGGAAATCCTATAGGCCTATTTCCAAGCCGTACGAATACAACGGCCATTCCTATTGCCTTTTCCGGTAGATTGTCGGATATGAATGTAAATGGTTTACAAATTCAGGCAGACGCGGTCCGTGATGTAAACATTAACCTGATCAGCCCTGCCGGAACCAAGGTTAATTTATTCAATTACAATTGTGCAGTGACCCTCGATTTTGATTGCAGTTTTGATGATGAGGCGCCAATTGGACTTACTTGTCCTCCTACCCGAGGCACAAGAATGAGACCATTCGAACCATTAGGTAAACTGATTGGGGAAGATCTGAAGGGAGATTGGAAACTGGAGATCGTCACAAAAAATACATTCCGAACAGGACAACTGGAAAATTTTACGCTTCAATATTGTGCAGACCTTACCGTAGAAGCTCCGGCATTGGTTAACAATGGTCCTCTCAAACTTCAGGTAGGGGAAACCAAAAGTGTAGACAACCAATTATTGCTGTGTACAGACAAAGACAATGTTCCAAATGATCTTGTGTATACACTTGTGTACATTCCAAATTTTGGAGAGCTTAAATTAAATGGAAATGTACTCGTGTACGGCAGCACATTTACCCAAAAAGATGTGGACGATAATCGGTTGAGCTATACCCATAATGGTTCAACCAATTACTATGATGGTTTTTCATACACCTTAAACGATGGAAGAGGCGGTTGGCTGGGAATTGAAAATTTCCAAATTCTGGTAGGACCTGTTGCTACTGATAATCCTAAAAATGATGTACTGATTTCAGCTTTTCCGAATCCTACAAAAGGGATGTTGGTTGTAAATATAGAAGCGCAAGGAAACACTTCAGGTGCTGTCCTAAGTTTTAAAAATCTGAACGGAAAAACTCTTTTGGAAAGAAAGTTGTTTGGAGAAAAAAATATGAATCTTGACTTACACCAATATTCAGATGGGGTTTATTTTCTTGAATATAAATCAGGTATTTCAAAGACCACTAAAAAAATTATTCTAACCAGATGA
- a CDS encoding aminoacyl-tRNA hydrolase, with translation MKFLIAGLGNMHIDYFGTRHNVGFEVVDELAGNAEASWSQDTHCHRSVIKHKGHQLILIKPTTYMNLSGKAVRYWLTKEKVELSNLLVILDDLNIEFGSIRLRAGGSDGGHNGLKDIDLQLATNQYPRLRVGIGANFSKGRQVNYVLGKWSESEAAKMPEILKLCADTCLSFCAEGMSNAMNKFNAKKVE, from the coding sequence ATGAAGTTTCTGATCGCTGGTTTGGGGAACATGCATATTGATTATTTCGGAACCAGACACAATGTTGGTTTTGAAGTGGTGGACGAACTTGCTGGAAATGCAGAGGCTTCCTGGAGTCAGGATACCCACTGTCATCGTTCGGTAATTAAACATAAAGGCCATCAGTTGATCCTGATTAAACCAACCACCTATATGAATCTTAGTGGCAAAGCGGTTCGCTACTGGTTAACGAAAGAGAAGGTGGAACTTAGTAATCTTCTTGTAATCCTGGATGATTTGAATATTGAGTTTGGCAGTATAAGACTCAGGGCCGGGGGTTCTGACGGCGGGCATAATGGACTTAAAGATATAGATCTTCAATTGGCTACAAATCAGTATCCACGTTTGAGGGTAGGCATTGGCGCTAATTTTTCAAAAGGTCGTCAGGTTAATTATGTTTTGGGTAAATGGTCAGAATCTGAAGCCGCCAAAATGCCGGAAATTCTAAAACTATGTGCAGATACCTGTTTGAGTTTTTGTGCAGAAGGGATGTCCAATGCGATGAATAAATTCAATGCTAAAAAGGTAGAATAA
- a CDS encoding SPASM domain-containing protein: MRQDYLEGLIFLKKWTLRKAMNTFKVWTSFRISKMSGKSIHWGMPVTVAIEPTTACNLRCPECPSGLRAFTRPTGNLRLDQFKQYLDPLKNHLSNLIFYFQGEPFINPELLNMVRHAHQLNIYTSSSTNAHFLDEDTCEKIVRSGLDRLILSIDGLTQESYEQYRIGGDLVKVLQGTKNLVAAKEKLKSKTPFLVFQFLVVRHNEHEIEELKTLAKELGVDKIELKTAQVYNYVHGSKLIPEQEVYSRYQKKEDGTFQIKNPLHNECWRMWQGCVITWDGRVVPCCFDKDADHQLGKLATSDFLSIWRGKNYKAFRQSILKGRDQIDICRNCTEGTTTG, encoded by the coding sequence ATGAGGCAAGATTACCTGGAAGGATTAATATTTTTAAAGAAGTGGACTCTTCGGAAAGCCATGAATACATTCAAGGTCTGGACTTCTTTCAGGATCTCCAAAATGAGTGGCAAGTCCATCCACTGGGGAATGCCGGTGACCGTTGCGATAGAGCCCACCACTGCTTGTAATTTAAGGTGTCCGGAATGTCCCAGTGGACTGAGGGCATTTACAAGACCTACAGGAAATCTAAGGTTAGATCAATTTAAGCAATACCTGGATCCATTGAAAAATCACTTGTCCAATTTGATTTTTTATTTTCAGGGAGAACCATTTATTAATCCTGAATTACTGAACATGGTTCGTCATGCCCACCAGTTAAATATTTATACTTCCAGTTCTACCAATGCACATTTTTTAGATGAAGACACTTGTGAAAAAATTGTTCGCAGTGGACTGGACAGGCTGATATTGTCTATTGACGGACTTACGCAGGAAAGTTATGAACAATACAGAATTGGCGGGGATCTTGTTAAGGTGTTGCAAGGCACAAAAAATCTGGTGGCTGCAAAGGAAAAGCTAAAATCCAAAACACCTTTTTTGGTATTTCAATTTTTAGTGGTGAGACACAATGAACATGAAATTGAAGAATTAAAAACTTTGGCGAAAGAATTGGGCGTAGATAAAATTGAATTAAAAACTGCACAGGTGTACAACTATGTCCATGGTTCTAAGCTTATTCCGGAACAGGAGGTATACAGCCGTTATCAGAAAAAAGAAGATGGCACATTCCAAATAAAAAATCCGCTACACAATGAATGCTGGAGAATGTGGCAGGGTTGTGTGATTACCTGGGACGGCAGAGTAGTACCATGTTGTTTTGATAAGGATGCAGACCATCAATTAGGCAAATTGGCGACCAGTGATTTTCTCAGCATTTGGAGAGGTAAAAATTATAAAGCATTCCGACAATCCATTCTTAAAGGGAGAGATCAAATAGATATTTGCAGAAATTGTACGGAAGGAACTACTACAGGCTGA